The [Clostridium] colinum genome includes the window AAAAAGTTATTATGAAGAAAATATTAGTAATAAACATTTAAACTCATTCTCTATTGTCTTTTCTTCTATATTTACTGTAATATGTATGGGATTATTTATTGGAGGATTAGCATATAACATAATAAATTCTTCAGAGGGCAAAAGCTTAAACATTAGTTTTTATATTTTAACTTTACTATCTTTTGGTATAATCATTTTATGCGGTTTATTACTTAAAAATACTATATATAAATTTAACTTTAAATACCAATTAACAGTTATTTTATCAATGTTATTACTTATTGTATCTGGCGAAAGTTTGTTTAACTGTACAAATGGATTTTTCCATAGCGGTACTACTAGTCAAGAAAATTATATACAATATATAAAAGCAACAGATGATATATTAGAATATATAAAAAATACCGATAATGATGAAAATAAGTTTTTTAGACAAGAGTTTTCTAGGTTTACGGCTATAAATGAATCTACAATGTATCACTATAATGGATTTTCTCAATTTTCATCTTTAGCCTATGGAGATACATCTAAGCTTTTAGAAAATTTAGGTATTGCCGCAACAGGTAACTCTTATAGATATTATGACCCAACGCCTCTAATAGATTCTATGTTTAACATAAAATATATTATGGCTAAAGACAATGAAATATTTAATCCAAATTATGAACTTATACAACAATTTGACAATGTATATCTATATAAAAATAAAACACCTTTATCTGTTGGATTTATGGTAAACGACACTATAAAAGATTGGGAAACTAACCAAGAAACACCTTTTATTACTCAAAATGAGTTTGTATATAATGCAACAGATATAAAAGATGAGCTTTTAACAGAGTTTCCTGTAGAACATTTTAGAGCAGAAAATGTTGATATAACTTTAAAAGATGAAAAACAGTCCTACTCTTACACATTACATGATGAAACAAACCTTGATTTGATACCTACTGTATATGCTAGAGCATATATTCCTAAAACACAACGAATATTTTTATATGTAGAGTCTACAAATTCTAAAAGATTTAAATATACAGTAAATGGACATACCTCAGATAGAGAAATTTCTACTGGTAGAAGCCTTATAGACCTTGGTCTTTTACAAGAAGGCGACTTTGTAGACATAGAATTTTCTCTTGATAGAAAAGGTTCGTATGAAACAACTTATTCTAAAACAGGTAATTTTAGAGTGTATGCTGCTTGTTTTGATAATGATATTTTTAATAATATATATAATGAATTATCTGATGAAATGTTAACTGTAACAGACTATGACAGTACATCTTTAAATGGTACTATAACAGCTAAAAAAGACGGTATTATGTTTACATCTATTCCTTATGATGAAGGTTTTTCTGCCTTTGTAGACGGTGAAAAAACTGAATTAATACCTGTTGGTAACAACGGTATTATAGCTATTCCAGTTAAAGAAGGAGAACATCAAATATCATTTAAATATCACGTTAAAGGGTTTAACCTTGGATTAATTTTAACTATTATATCCATAATTGGCATTATAATATATGCTTTTATTGACAAAAAATTTAAAAATAAAAATTTTTAATAAATTTTTAAAAAAATAGTTGCATTTTAAAAATTTATTTGTTATAATATAAAAAATTAAATATGTATCGGCGTTTATACTTTTGTATATGAATGAAAGCTAATCTATGG containing:
- a CDS encoding YfhO family protein, with the protein product MIKQTVKNNNYIFLATLISAIIVLITYAFCGFYPFGENSILKVDLYHQYAPFHEELRQKLLTGDSLFYSWQGGLGKEFLSQIAYYTASPISIFILFFPSQYISEAILFFVFIKIVLCTFCFSYYLKHTFKKESILITIFAIMYGFMAFITSFYWNIMWLDSIYLFPLVALGIDRLVKDGSYKTYLISLIFCIIVNFYIAFLVCVFATIYFLIKVFSEYSIKDFNIIINRIIKFGILSLLAGGTTMSLAIPTVVALGRTQTSDTSFPSFEMYQNVYQIITNHFSGARPVVLARNEDLPNLYSGVLTMVLIPTYFFNKEIKLKERISFAILILFMLACSIFKQLDFIIHGMHFPANLPHRYTFIYSFIILTLAYKSLINVKGIKPLVIYISIPFYIIYMLISEYYLINVVDDISKALSTSDIIANVILLVLYMVAILYYKKSYYEENISNKHLNSFSIVFSSIFTVICMGLFIGGLAYNIINSSEGKSLNISFYILTLLSFGIIILCGLLLKNTIYKFNFKYQLTVILSMLLLIVSGESLFNCTNGFFHSGTTSQENYIQYIKATDDILEYIKNTDNDENKFFRQEFSRFTAINESTMYHYNGFSQFSSLAYGDTSKLLENLGIAATGNSYRYYDPTPLIDSMFNIKYIMAKDNEIFNPNYELIQQFDNVYLYKNKTPLSVGFMVNDTIKDWETNQETPFITQNEFVYNATDIKDELLTEFPVEHFRAENVDITLKDEKQSYSYTLHDETNLDLIPTVYARAYIPKTQRIFLYVESTNSKRFKYTVNGHTSDREISTGRSLIDLGLLQEGDFVDIEFSLDRKGSYETTYSKTGNFRVYAACFDNDIFNNIYNELSDEMLTVTDYDSTSLNGTITAKKDGIMFTSIPYDEGFSAFVDGEKTELIPVGNNGIIAIPVKEGEHQISFKYHVKGFNLGLILTIISIIGIIIYAFIDKKFKNKNF